The following are from one region of the Salvia hispanica cultivar TCC Black 2014 chromosome 1, UniMelb_Shisp_WGS_1.0, whole genome shotgun sequence genome:
- the LOC125201223 gene encoding 60S ribosomal protein L31-like: protein MVENKPRKEEVVSREYTINLHKRLHGCTFKKKAPNAIKEIRKFAQKAMGTNDVRVDVKLNKHIWSRGIRSVPRRIRVRIARKRNDDEDAKEELYSLVTVAEIPEGGLKGLGTQVIEEEE from the exons ATGGTGGAGAACAAACCAAGGAAGGAAGAGGTTGTCTCCAGAGAGTACACCATCAATCTGCACAAACGTCTCCACGGATG TACCTTCAAGAAGAAGGCACCAAATGCTATCAAGGAAATCAGGAAGTTTGCCCAGAAGGCAATGGGAACAAATGATGTAAGGGTTGATGTCAAGTTGAACAAGCACATATGGAGCCGTGGAATCCGGAGCGTGCCAAGAAGGATCCGCGTTCGCATTGCACGCAAGAGAAATGACGATGAAGATGCCAAGGAAGAGCTCTACTCGTTGGTCACTGTTGCAGAAATTCCAGAGGGAGGATTGAAGGGATTGGGAACCCAAGTTATTGAAGAGGAAGAGTGA